One region of Primulina tabacum isolate GXHZ01 chromosome 1, ASM2559414v2, whole genome shotgun sequence genomic DNA includes:
- the LOC142544478 gene encoding DAR GTPase 3, chloroplastic, protein MITQPFGVWLNCPATALAGNCRHNRCSGFPSASLSSIHPSTSSPTIQIVGGNQLGWHEKESSKLCSTLESVHEDFDWVKLEADLYHWTRPLRPVQWYPGHIAKTEKELKEQLKLMDVVIEVRDARIPMSTSHPQMDSWLGNRKRIVVLNREDMISTADRNSWANYYARQGTKVVFANGKLGTGTLKLSRLAKALVGDVNTKRKAKGLLPRPVRAGIIGYPNVGKSSLINRLLKRRLCNAAARPGVTRELKWVRFGDDIELLDSPGMIPMRINDQSAAIKLAICNDIGERSYDVPDVAAILVQMLARLPTVGYKALHDRYKVEADSFVSKTFVQKLALGLFNGDSHQAAHRILSDFRKGKFGWSALERPPRFYE, encoded by the exons ATGATAACGCAGCCCTTCGGTGTTTGGCTTAATTGCCCAGCCACTGCGCTCGCCGGGAATTGCCGCCACAATCGATGCAGTGGTTTTCCGTCTGCATCTCTCTCCTCCATCCATCCGTCTACCTCTTCGCCAACCATTCAG ATTGTTGGTGGAAACCAATTGGGATGGCATGAAAAAGAGAGCTCAAAGCTTTGTAGCACTTTGGAGAGTGTCCACGAAGATTTTGATTGGGTGAAATTGGAAGCTGATCTTTATCACTGGACAAGACCATTACGTCCGGTTCAG TGGTATCCTGGACACATAGCAAAAACCGAAAAAGAACTCAAAGAACAGCTGAAATTGATGGATGTTGTAATAGAAGTTCGAGATGCTAGAATACCCATGTCCACAAGTCATCCACAG ATGGATTCATGGTTGGGTAATAGGAAGAGGATTGTTGTTTTAAATAGAGAAGACATGATATCCACAGCTGACAGAAATTCTTGGGCTAATTATTATGCTAGGCAGGGAACTAAAGTCGTATTTGCCAATGGCAAGCTAGGAACG GGTACCTTGAAGCTAAGCAGGTTAGCAAAGGCATTGGTGGGTGACGTGAACACCAAGCGCAAAGCAAAAGGACTACTTCCTCGTCCT GTTCGTGCTGGTATCATTGGCTATCCCAATGTTGGTAAATCATCATTGATAAACCGATTGCTCAAGCGTAGATTGTGTAATGCAGCTGCAAGGCCAGGTGTTACTAGAGAGTTAAA ATGGGTGCGCTTCGGGGATGACATTGAATTACTAGATTCCCCTGGAATGATACCGATGAGGATCAATGATCAATCAGCTGCTATAAAACTTGCAATTTGTAATGACATCGGGGAACGATCTTATGATGTTCCTGATGTTGCAGCCATTCTTGTACAGATGTTGGCTAGGCTTCCAACAGTGG GTTATAAAGCTCTTCATGATCGCTACAAGGTTGAGGCAGATAGTTTTGTCAGTAAAAC TTTTGTTCAGAAGCTCGCTCTCGGGTTATTCAATGGGGACAGTCATCAAGCAGCCCATCGTATCTTGTCAGATTTCCGGAAAGGAAAATTTGGTTGGTCGGCGCTAGAGAGGCCTCCCAGGTTTTATGAATGA
- the LOC142544468 gene encoding photosystem II reaction center W protein, chloroplastic-like gives MAAISTFTSTSPIARAAGQRTYGARASAIIGLPSMSKKNTGKVRCSMEGGKGAEESELKLGVAASSIMASACAAAMSSPAALALVDDRLSTEGTGLPFGVSNNLLVWILAGVFALIWALYFVYTASLVEDEESGLSL, from the exons ATGGCCGCCATCTCTACTTTCACCTCCACCTCGCCGATAGCACGCGCCGCCGGACAGAGAACGTACGGCGCCCGGGCTTCCGCCATCATCg GGTTACcatcgatgtcaaagaagaaCACCGGGAAAGTGAGGTGTTCCATGGAAGGTGGAAAGGGTGCAGAAGAGAGTGAGTTGAAGTTGGGTGTGGCGGCTTCTTCGATCATGGCATCGGCCTGCGCGGCGGCCATGTCTAGCCCAGCCGCCTTGGCGCTGGTGGATGATAGGCTGAGCACGGAAGGAACAGGGCTGCCGTTCGGGGTGAGCAACAACCTTTTGGTGTGGATTCTTGCGGGTGTGTTCGCTCTGATTTGGGCACTCTACTTTGTGTACACCGCTTCCCTCGTTGAGGATGAGGAGTCTGGCTTGTCCCTCTGA